aaaaatcttattttgcagtttttaatcaaatttttgtggttagtatgaaaaaatgttttttcttcgaatgaatGAATAATCCATCCTATTAGCGAcgattttgagggtgtataaatatcccttgaattgtcgAATTTGAAATATATTAGTGATTTTGACTTTagctttcatgtctatagaaaaattggtcaaaattttatttctatacaaaatttggtcaaaattttatttctatagaaaacttggtcaacattttattcctatataaaatttggtcaacattttatttctttagaaaatttttctcatatatttatttctacagaaacttttttcaaaactgtatttctataaaaaatttggtcaaagttttatttctatagaaaattttcccaaaattttatttccatagaaaattttgtcaaaactgtattttatagaaaatttggtcaaaattttattcctacgatTCCTCGTACACCAAACAcagtttgcttcaagcatatatattttcaggattggtccaaacaaaatattgtttgtattattcaaacatattatgtttcaccttagggcatattatgtttcaccttagggcaaaaaaattaatgaaattcgaaatattgctctaagaccccataaagtatatatattctgggtcgtggtaaaattctgagtcgatctgagcatgtccgtccgtccgtctgttgaaatcacgctaacttccgaatgaaacaagctatcgacttgaaacttggcacaagtagttgttattgatgtaggtcggacggtattgcaaatgggccatatcggtccacttttaagtatagcccccatataaacggacccccaaatttggcttgccgatcctctaagagaagcaaatttcatccgatacggttgaaatttggtacatggtgttggtatatggtctctaacaatcatgcaaaaattggttcacatcggtccataattatataaagcacccatatacaccgatcccccgattaggcttgccgagcctctaagagaagcaaatttcatccgatccggctgaaatttggtacatggtgttggtatatggtctctaacaagcatgcaaaaattgttccacatcggtccataattatatatagcccccatataaaccgatccccagatttgacctccggagcctcgtggaagagcaaacttcaaccgattcggttgaaatttggtatgtggtgttaatatttggcctcaaacacccatgcaaaaattggtcgaaatcggcccataattatatgtagcccccatataaaccgatccccagatttgacctccggagccccttggaagagcaaaattcatccgattcggttgaaatttggtacgtgatgtcagtacatgatatttaacaaccgtgccaaaagtccatatcagtccataattatatatagcccccatataaaccgatcccgagatttgattttggagccacttggaggagcaaaattcatccgagtcagttgaaatttggtacattgtgctagtatatggccgttaacaaccatgcctaactaggtccatttcggtctatagttatatatagccctcagataaatagatccccaatcacacaaaacttggtctatatcaagttcataattgtatatagcccacatataagcgacccccatatttaaattctggctctctacgtaccgtgcaaaagtccatatcgattcgtaattatttgtagacttacctatacataccttttttgtccaatatataccacgtatggactaactcacaatttagaaaacgatgttaagaagttttaagataccacaacccaattaattcgattgtggatgacagtctttcgtagaagtttctacgcaattcatggtggagggtacataagattcggcctggccgaacttacggccgtatatacttgttttacttgcagcatactctctaggtctctctttctaaacacatatgtgtttatagcctatttctaaattaatatatgtttgcatctaagcatattatatttacaaaaattttatgtcccaaacacaatatgttctaacatattaacatatatgttccaaacatgttatactagtttatgaacagtatatgcttgcacttaaaaatattgtgttaaaaaatttgagttccaaagatataatttttacactcaaacacatgaaaaacagtcttttcgtccgtgtacataaaattttctcaaaaatgtatttctacaggaaattttgtaaaaaatatatttatatagaaaaagtaaaaaaatctaccatttttggtagaattctagaaactttgaaaaacatctttattataccctccatcataggatgggggtatattaactttgtcattccgtttgtaacacatcgaaatattgctctaagaccccataaagtatatatattctgggtcgtggtgaaattctgagtcgatctaagcatgtccgtccgtccgtccgtccgtctgttgaaatcacgctaacttccgaacgaaacaagctatcgacttgaaacttggcacaagtagttgttatcgatgtaggtcggatggtattgaaaatgggccatatcggttcacttttacgtatagcccccatataaagggaccctcagatttggcttgtggagcctctaacagaagcatatttcatccgatccggctgaaatttggaatatggtgttggtatatggtctctaacaaccgtgcaaaaattggtccacatcggtccataattatatatagcccccatataaaccgatcctcagatttggcttgcggaccctcaaagagaagcaaatttcatccgatccggctgaaatttggtacatgatgttggtatatggtctctaacaatcatgcaaaaattggtccacatcggtccataattatatatagcccccatataaaccgatccccagatttgggttgcggagcctcaaagagaagaaaatttcatccaatccggttgtaatttggaacattgtgttagtatatgatctttaataaacgtgccagaattggtccatatcggtccataattatatatagcccccatataaaccgatccccagatttggcttgcggagcctcaaagagaagcaaatttcatccgatccggctgaaatttggtacatgatgttggtatatgatctctaacaatcatgcaaaaattggtcaaaatcggtcaataattatatatagccccacataaaccgatcccccgattaggcttgccgagcctctaagagaagcaaatttcatccgatccgcctgaaatttggtacatggtgtttgtatatggtctctaacaagcatgcaaaaattgttccacatcggtccataattatatatagcccccatataaaccgatccccagatttgacttccggagcctcgtggaagagcaaacttaaaccgattcggttgaaatttggtatgtggtgttaatatatggcctcaaacacccatgcaaaaattggtcgaaatcggcccataattatatgtagcccccatataaaccgatccccagatttgacctccggagccccttggaagagcaaaattcatccgattcggtccataattatatatagcccccatataaaccgatcccgagatttgattttggagccacttggaggagcaaaattcattcgagtcagttgaaatttggtacattgtgctagtatgtggccgttaacaaccatgcctaactaggtccatttcggtctatggttatatatagccctcagataaatagatccccaatcacacaaaacttggtctatatcaagttcataattgtatatagcccacatataagcgacccccatatttaaattctggctctctacgtaccgtgcaaaagtccatatcgattcgtaattatttgtagacttacctatacataccttttttgtccaatatataccacgtatggactaactcacaatttagaaaacgatgttaagaagttttaagataccacaacccaattaattcgattgtggatgacagtctttcgtagaagtttctacgcaattcatggtggagggtacataagattcggcctggccgaacttacggccgtatatacttgttttacttgcagcatactctctaggtctctctttctaaacacatatgtgtttatagcctatttctaaattaatatatgtttgcatctaagcatattatatttacaaacattttatgtcccaaacacaatatgttctaacatattaacaaatatgtcccaaacatgttatactagtttatgaacagtatatgcttgcacttaaaaatattgtgttaaaaaatttgagttccaaagatataatttttacactctttttattttaaaaaaagccgcatcttttactcggaatcaataccataactaacactattttttatttttgattgtaGAGTAAACAAatcgattattttatttttattttattatattattttattgtattttatatttacaaatcaATTGTATAACATTTCATTTTCTTAGTatggagaaaaaattattttctccaTACGGCAGTTGTTGCGTAAGGATATGAATAAGCATAGGGATATCCATAACTGTAACCGTAAGCATAACCATACGGATATGTGTAAGGATAAGTGCCCCAAGTTGTAGCATAAGTGGGATATGAAATTCTAGGCACAGTGGGTacatacactccaccatagctATGGACGTACTGGGCCTTAGCAACAGGTGTAGCAGCAACGGCACTGACAGTGCACAAGACGGCCATGGTAATCAATAAGatctgcaaaacaaaaaacgaaacataaAAAGTGGTGGTATAGAattatgttatatttttttttagtcagGCATATCAGAAGACACGTCATTGCTTATACAatgacactaaagccaatttaattctattttagtccatggaattattatgttttgagaaagatttcttgactttaataattttttgtgtacgtgagttaaatgaactaaaaaagttggagaattatacacaaatgaagcataaagatttactaaattcatgtctcccacaaaatactccagaaattcttaaaatttgtaaattttagcaataatcatatttttgcaattttgtactccatttatttttcttcaaacttcaaaattttagttaacatgtgaaaaaaatcaatttttataaataaattttccttaatgtgtcgaaaaaaaacatttacttatgtttgtgaaatcggcgtgacatctgcgtttatttaaaattttctaaaattaacctaaattttcctatactgaccaaaattttgcttcctcgtggtttcactgttttttgagtgcaccaaaatcattagagtaaagacaaagtctttggaaccgggcatgtttttccCAGTGTACGatattttcttttacaagtgataaaaaattattatgctttataaattttcttgaatttgtcgaattaTTTTGACATCTGtgattgtaatactgtttagtaaaaattttctaaaattaaaccgaattttctattttttataccttccaccataggatgggggtatattaactttgtcattctgtttgtaacacatcgagatattgctctaagaccccatagagtatatatattctgggtcatggtgaaaatctgagtcgatctaagcatgtccgtccgtctgttgaaatcacgccaacttccgaacgaaacaaactatcgacttgaaacttggcataagtagttactactgatgtaggtcggatggtattgcaaacgggccatatcggaccacttttacgtatagcccccttataaacctacCCCtgggtttggcttgcggagcatcttggaggaggagtggtgttagtatatggtctctaataaccatgcaaaaattggtccatatcggtccataattacatatagcccccatataaaccgatccccagatttgacctccggagcctcttggaggagcaaacttcatccgatccgtttgaaatatggtacgtggtggtagtatatagtctctaacaaccatgcaaaaattggtccatatcggtccataattacatatagcccccatataaaccgatcccaagatttcaactccggaggctcttggaagagcaaacctcatccgatcctgttgatctatatttctatatttatatatagccgatcgccaatcacgcaaaaattggtccatatcgccaaaaataatgtaccaatatgttatttctatagaaaattttgtcaaaattttattacaatagaaaattttgtcaaaattttattactatagaaaattttgtccaactgaaagatatacgtatttaatcggtttttttttaatatgtaccCCGTAtcaactaacttacaatttagaaaacggtgttaagaagttttaagataccttgccagcggtggattatcccacctcagtaatgctggtgagagGGCTTCAaagcattcggactcggctataaaaaggaggtcccttgtcattgagcttaacatggaagatatgtagaagttcaccaatgtggtatcacaatggactgaatagtctaagtgagcctgatacatcgggctgccacctaacctaacctatggtggagggtacataagattcggcctggccgaactaacgaccgtatatacttgttgttttgttttatacactgcgccacactgtcgaacagggtattataagttagtgcataaatatgtttgcaacacccagaaagagacgagatagacacatggtgtctttggcaaaaatgctcagggtgggctgctgagtcgatatagccatgtccgtctgtccgtgaacacatttttgtaatcaaagtctaggtcgcagttttagtccaatcgacttcaaatttggcacaagtatgtgttttggctcagaatagaaccctattgattttggaagaaatcggttcagatttagatatagctcccatatatatatttcgcccgatttggcctTATAtgcccccagaagccagagttttaccctaatttgcttaaaattttgcacaagaagaacaattagtagtatagtcaagtgtgccaaattttataatacgatcccagaagtcagagttttaacccaatttgattgaaattttgcactaggagtacaattagtagtgtagtcaagtgtgccaaattttattgaaatcggttcagatttagatatagctcctatatatagctttcgcccgatttacactcatatgaccacagaggccaatttttaactctgatttagttgaaattttgcacagggagtagaattagcattatatctatgcgtgccaaacttgcttgaaatcggttcagatttaaatatagctcccatatatatgtttttctaatttcgacaaaaatggtcaaaatactaaaattttccttttaaaatcgccactgcttagtcgaaaagttgtaaaaattactctaattttcctaaacttctaatacatatatatatatcgagcgataaatcataaataaacttttgcgaagtttccttaaaattgcttcagatttaaatgtttcccatatttatacccttcaccactactgtggtacagggtataataagtttgtgcatttgtatgtaacgccaagaaggagtaatcatagaccaaccctttagtatacggatcggcttagaattaaattctgagtcgattaagcgatgtccgtctgtctgtctgtccgtctgtctgtctgtccgtctgtctgtctgtctgtctgttgatgtatttttgtgtgcaaagtacagctcgcagttttagtccgattgtcctaaaatttggtatagggtcctgtttcggctcaaaaacgatccctattgattttggaaaaaatcggttcagatttagatatagctgccatcattagcgtagctaggcaattttcctagggggggctatagcccccctagctaaaaatttatagactgaacttataggttcaattaatgttttatttcataaaattgaataaaaaattagacatcaaaataactcgacaattaatttataataaagcaactaaaagtagtttcacacttttcccagtaaaaaaattgtgagttgttctaaagccacaactttaaaagcacttccaaaaatgtcctcaattattttaactacacagtttttttacttcatttttttcatattttaatgtgtaattttttgttttcttttttttcaaatagtttaaaaaaagagtaagaataaataaattggtacaaattattcaaattttgccataaaactgctaaatccattatagaaaaatagataattttggaaattattcgaggaaaaacgtttcaaacaagcgtcagaatgcattaaaaatcataaaaacaataaaaaaattatttatttgggaaaatatcacaaaattttttaattcacattcaaaacactgaattctgatctcaccttaagaagtgatgcaaattcattgcaatggctgttgaaacggtggacatttgtcctatgaaaagatcatattacattcattgcttctccgccaattttgccccacttctagacccaaaaagaacaattcagtacttttttggcgatgctttttcgcagcattattaagatattaatttatgaaagaatagttttaatatcaattactatttttttaattaaattgactaaactaaatcaatcaaaaggtcaaccacagctttatttcataactatctgacttcaaacattgtcatcggcaactgctaccacaacccaagtaattcgattgttcatgaaagtctttagcggaactttgtgcgattgtatatacttgtttaattgttaaaaaaaaattaaaaaaaactattgacatttattgaaaaatggaaaatcataaatacagtttcaaattctggggggggctaaaatttttctggggggtctaagccccctccccagaggccttcctacgcttatggctgccatatatatttttcaccgatctggtcataattggcatgtatatcaaccgatcttcctcaaattccgtacatccgaatattttatgagtctcgaaaaacttgcaaaatatcagcaaaatcggttcagatttagatatagctcccatatatagctttcgcccgatttacactcatttgcccacagaggccaattttttgctccgatttagttgaaattttgcatagggagtagaattagcgttgtaactatgcgtgccaaatttgcttgaaatcggttcagatttggatatatctcccatatatatcgttcgcccgatttacactcatatgaccacagaggccaatttttaactccgatttagttgaaattttgcacagggagtagaattagcattgtagctatgcgtgtcaaatttggttgaaatcggttcagatttagatatagctcccatatatatatgtttttctgatttcgacaaaaatggtcaaaataccaacattttccttgtaaaatcgccactgcttagtcgaaaagttgtaaaaatgactctaattttcctaaacttctaatacatatatatcg
This is a stretch of genomic DNA from Haematobia irritans isolate KBUSLIRL chromosome 4, ASM5000362v1, whole genome shotgun sequence. It encodes these proteins:
- the LOC142234859 gene encoding uncharacterized protein LOC142234859, yielding MKLILLITMAVLCTVSAVAATPVAKAQYVHSYGGVYVPTVPRISYPTYATTWGTYPYTYPYGYAYGYSYGYPYAYSYPYATTAVWRK